One Turneriella parva DSM 21527 genomic region harbors:
- a CDS encoding methyl-accepting chemotaxis protein, producing the protein MRNNQPITNREKAIPQGATLVSKTDPKGVIVYASKDFSDISEYDNAAMVGEPHNIVRHPEMPQAAFGDMWERIRTGHPWRGLVKNRANSGDHYWVEAQVSPQYKNGRLAGFMSVRRPPARSEVEKAEQFYLKLNKQGKDAKVDTRSAFARFLNRIPIGARLGFLVVGSISTGIVPLTLYLLNYPAVVIVGAGLTIGILKLPVLLWTRSVVLKHVKLANELLKDMGEGDFTRSIDVRDSTETGRVLESLQIMNTNISGLIFQMTETGKDLNSGAKTLADSSQNLSTGIEQISQQTTSISSAANQMNQNLQVVSSAVEEMSISIGEVATKASEGARVSKEAASIAQDAQGLVRDLGTGAESIGKVIEIIAKIAEQTNMLALNASIEAAGAGEAGKGFAVVASEVKELARQTAASSEDIKKQIQAIQKSTDDTISAIGNIAGIINRVNEGNASIASAVEEQSMTTKEIASNVNQISGASAEINKNISGISTAVTDSAKDAHKISELSSALKKLSDFLTGVVQEFKVIK; encoded by the coding sequence ATGCGCAACAACCAGCCAATAACCAACAGAGAAAAAGCGATACCGCAGGGAGCAACGCTCGTCTCGAAGACAGACCCGAAAGGTGTCATTGTCTACGCGAGCAAAGACTTCAGCGACATCTCTGAATATGACAATGCCGCGATGGTGGGCGAACCGCACAATATCGTCAGGCATCCCGAAATGCCGCAGGCGGCGTTCGGCGACATGTGGGAAAGAATCCGCACTGGTCACCCCTGGCGCGGCCTCGTCAAAAACCGCGCGAATTCGGGCGACCACTATTGGGTCGAAGCGCAGGTTTCACCGCAGTACAAGAATGGCCGGCTTGCAGGCTTCATGTCGGTGCGCCGGCCCCCGGCGCGCTCAGAGGTTGAAAAAGCAGAACAGTTTTACCTCAAGCTGAACAAACAGGGCAAAGACGCCAAAGTCGACACCCGATCGGCTTTCGCCCGGTTTCTGAACCGAATTCCCATTGGGGCAAGGCTCGGCTTTCTCGTCGTCGGTTCGATTTCGACGGGCATAGTGCCGCTGACGCTTTACCTGCTCAACTACCCGGCAGTCGTCATTGTCGGCGCGGGACTCACGATCGGCATTCTGAAGCTGCCGGTGCTGCTTTGGACGCGCAGCGTCGTCTTGAAACACGTGAAGCTCGCGAACGAACTATTGAAAGACATGGGCGAGGGGGATTTCACCCGTTCTATAGACGTTCGCGACAGTACCGAGACCGGGCGCGTTCTCGAGTCGCTTCAGATCATGAACACGAATATCTCGGGCCTCATCTTTCAGATGACTGAAACGGGCAAAGATCTGAACAGCGGCGCCAAAACACTCGCCGATTCGAGCCAGAATCTTTCAACAGGTATCGAACAGATTTCGCAGCAGACGACGAGCATTTCATCTGCCGCAAACCAGATGAATCAGAATCTACAGGTTGTTTCGAGCGCGGTCGAAGAGATGTCGATATCGATCGGCGAAGTGGCAACCAAAGCTTCAGAAGGCGCGCGCGTCTCTAAAGAAGCCGCATCGATCGCGCAAGATGCGCAGGGGCTTGTACGCGATCTTGGCACCGGTGCTGAAAGTATTGGCAAGGTGATCGAAATCATCGCCAAAATTGCCGAGCAGACCAACATGCTCGCGCTCAATGCTTCGATTGAAGCGGCCGGCGCAGGCGAAGCGGGCAAAGGTTTTGCAGTGGTGGCCTCTGAAGTGAAAGAACTCGCCCGACAGACAGCAGCTTCTTCAGAAGACATCAAGAAGCAGATTCAGGCGATTCAGAAAAGTACCGACGATACGATCTCGGCGATCGGCAATATAGCCGGCATCATCAACCGTGTCAATGAAGGCAACGCAAGCATCGCCTCTGCCGTCGAAGAACAATCGATGACGACAAAAGAGATTGCGAGCAACGTTAACCAGATATCGGGCGCTTCGGCCGAGATAAACAAGAACATCTCTGGTATCAGCACTGCGGTGACTGACAGTGCGAAAGACGCGCATAAAATTTCTGAGCTTTCGTCGGCGCTGAAGAAACTCTCTGATTTCTTGACCGGTGTCGTTCAGGAATTCAAAGTCATCAAGTAG
- the lspA gene encoding signal peptidase II, whose product MSSWRTKFTPAFFAVLVPVYVSDLFSKLWILKRFTTEGESEQILGNFLHFTLTYNRGGVFGLAQGYAWVFQILTGFAILFLLYYYYRSPENSKVFSLAIAAILGGALGNFTDRFYGSIPGVVDFIDLRFGSFRWFVFNIADAFICVGASLLAISFYQFEKAEKASAAAAAEGENKV is encoded by the coding sequence ATGTCAAGTTGGCGCACCAAATTTACCCCCGCATTTTTTGCCGTGCTTGTTCCGGTCTACGTCTCTGACCTGTTTTCAAAACTGTGGATTCTGAAACGTTTCACCACAGAAGGTGAAAGCGAGCAGATATTGGGTAACTTTCTGCACTTTACCCTCACCTATAACCGAGGCGGCGTTTTCGGCCTCGCGCAGGGTTATGCCTGGGTGTTCCAGATTCTGACGGGTTTCGCAATCCTCTTTTTGCTTTATTACTATTACCGCAGCCCTGAAAACTCGAAGGTATTTTCATTGGCGATCGCCGCGATTCTGGGAGGCGCGCTCGGCAATTTTACCGACCGTTTTTATGGCAGCATTCCCGGCGTTGTCGACTTTATCGATCTGCGGTTCGGTTCGTTTCGCTGGTTCGTGTTTAATATCGCCGACGCGTTTATCTGCGTGGGCGCAAGTCTGCTCGCCATTTCGTTTTACCAGTTTGAAAAAGCCGAAAAAGCCTCAGCTGCTGCTGCGGCCGAGGGCGAGAACAAGGTCTAG
- a CDS encoding chemotaxis protein CheW codes for MTNTVTEYLRWTSGAYLFGLELAHCREIVNDVQLTRLPRSPAFVRGLANLRGTVITVIDLEVLLGYRKEAAFTEFCNIIRLRVQGYPIAVVADAINDTAFLGADELERPPANLTESESNFIRKVAKTKDGLVLVPDLHSIASRIN; via the coding sequence ATGACAAATACTGTGACCGAATACCTGCGGTGGACTTCGGGCGCTTACCTGTTTGGGCTCGAGCTTGCGCATTGCCGCGAAATTGTCAACGACGTGCAGCTGACCCGCCTGCCTCGGTCACCCGCGTTTGTGCGCGGCCTTGCCAATCTGCGCGGCACGGTGATCACGGTCATCGATCTTGAAGTCTTGCTCGGTTACCGCAAAGAAGCTGCCTTCACCGAGTTCTGCAACATTATTCGTCTGCGCGTGCAGGGTTACCCGATCGCCGTGGTTGCCGATGCGATCAACGACACGGCGTTTCTGGGCGCAGACGAACTCGAAAGGCCGCCTGCCAACCTGACAGAATCAGAAAGCAATTTTATCCGCAAAGTAGCGAAAACCAAAGATGGATTGGTTCTCGTGCCAGATCTTCATTCCATTGCATCGAGAATCAACTGA
- a CDS encoding HD-GYP domain-containing protein, with product MSPDTPITAGPALQWNGYPATAATADKTAAQNVSVLIADDDLAVRRSLRQTIEAWGYTVVEAASGRQALALMAVDPNRVVLSDIDMPEGDGFDLLHEITGRYPQAGVIMVSGMSHEKIIDAAIEGGALGYVQKPFRLPELKSQLAAAVRKLQNPGRTQDLDTVKEYARLFVMTSDLHHIETGSHIRRIQKLSRHLARLAGCSDTHADLIGEAAGLHDIGKLAIPDAILKKPGPLTPEEFEIMKTHPVLGGKILEAAKDPLLKLAHVIALHHHERWDGNGYPHRLQGEACPLEARIVGIVDVYDALTERRVYKEPWPVEKVIEFFHEKRESSFDPRLVDLLLSNFAEFETIRTAEHS from the coding sequence ATGAGCCCTGATACACCGATAACCGCCGGCCCCGCGTTGCAGTGGAACGGTTACCCCGCTACCGCGGCGACGGCCGATAAAACGGCGGCCCAAAACGTATCGGTGCTGATCGCAGACGACGATCTCGCAGTGCGGCGGTCTCTGCGCCAGACAATTGAAGCCTGGGGCTACACCGTCGTTGAGGCGGCGAGCGGCAGACAGGCGCTCGCACTGATGGCGGTCGACCCCAACCGCGTGGTGCTGAGTGATATCGACATGCCAGAAGGCGATGGCTTCGACCTGCTGCATGAAATCACCGGCCGCTATCCGCAGGCGGGCGTCATTATGGTGAGTGGCATGTCGCATGAGAAGATTATCGATGCGGCGATTGAAGGGGGCGCGCTAGGGTACGTGCAGAAGCCCTTTCGCCTGCCCGAACTAAAATCACAGCTCGCGGCCGCTGTGCGTAAACTGCAAAACCCTGGACGCACGCAAGATTTAGATACGGTCAAGGAATATGCCCGGCTATTCGTGATGACGAGCGATCTGCACCACATCGAAACCGGCTCGCATATACGCAGAATACAGAAGCTCAGCCGTCACCTCGCGCGTCTCGCAGGTTGCAGCGACACACATGCAGATCTCATCGGTGAAGCAGCCGGCCTGCATGACATCGGCAAACTCGCGATACCCGATGCGATTCTGAAAAAACCGGGGCCACTCACCCCCGAAGAGTTTGAAATTATGAAGACGCATCCGGTGCTCGGCGGCAAAATTCTCGAAGCGGCGAAAGACCCGCTCTTGAAATTGGCGCATGTGATTGCATTGCACCACCACGAAAGGTGGGATGGCAACGGCTACCCGCATCGACTGCAGGGTGAAGCCTGCCCGCTCGAGGCGCGCATCGTGGGTATCGTCGACGTCTACGACGCGCTGACTGAACGCCGCGTCTATAAAGAGCCGTGGCCAGTTGAAAAGGTGATCGAATTCTTTCATGAAAAACGCGAAAGTTCTTTTGACCCGCGTCTGGTTGACCTGTTACTCAGCAACTTCGCTGAGTTTGAGACAATTCGTACGGCAGAGCATTCGTAA
- a CDS encoding 4Fe-4S binding protein, translated as MLAATTNPTISHFAQRLGMNFWQSLTRRGILGWSLALVFISFYAILYWSYDMDAYVYARQQQNVLAPLAKKLDAARSGNLAARHGIESQIAHVMASVALKGEGQNAYHAYLLPENRVFVDRLRNLKTQPVSAVIEGWAAHLNPLSQLIRRSDADRWFLYGFIYTALVVLMGIRFYRRWRHDKYQKMRTLSVMAVQTVLSFLLPSLLIYFNSKEFYFSYFWPLKLDYFLPSTFSDYPRAMALWAVMMSFVAVPVLTYLFGKRWYCSWVCGCGALANTMGDPFRQLSDKSERAWAVERVTVYSVLALTVVLTALIFINEFRGVDDEFGQWVFSMKRWYGFFISAGFAGVIGTGFYPLMGTRVWCRFGCPQAAILGILQVFFSKFRITTNGGQCIACGSCSANCEMGIDVRSYAMAGEDIKRASCVGCGLCMSVCPRGVLRLGNS; from the coding sequence ATGCTGGCAGCCACGACCAACCCTACGATCAGCCATTTCGCCCAGCGGCTCGGCATGAACTTCTGGCAAAGTCTCACCCGCCGAGGCATACTCGGCTGGAGCCTCGCGCTGGTCTTCATCAGTTTCTACGCGATTCTTTATTGGTCGTATGACATGGACGCGTATGTCTACGCGCGGCAGCAGCAAAACGTTCTCGCCCCGCTCGCAAAAAAACTCGATGCCGCACGCTCGGGCAACCTCGCGGCCCGGCACGGAATCGAAAGCCAGATTGCGCACGTTATGGCAAGTGTCGCGCTGAAGGGCGAAGGGCAGAACGCGTACCATGCATACCTCTTGCCCGAGAACCGCGTTTTTGTCGACCGCCTGCGCAACCTCAAAACGCAACCGGTCTCTGCAGTCATCGAAGGCTGGGCGGCACACCTGAACCCGCTCTCGCAGCTGATACGCCGCAGCGATGCCGACCGCTGGTTCTTGTATGGATTTATCTACACCGCGCTCGTCGTGCTCATGGGCATTCGCTTCTACCGCCGCTGGCGCCATGACAAGTACCAAAAAATGCGCACGCTGTCGGTGATGGCGGTGCAGACAGTACTTTCATTTTTATTGCCCTCGCTTCTCATCTACTTTAATTCGAAGGAGTTCTATTTCAGCTACTTCTGGCCGCTGAAGCTCGACTATTTTCTGCCGTCGACCTTTAGCGATTATCCCCGTGCGATGGCGCTGTGGGCTGTTATGATGTCATTTGTGGCAGTGCCTGTGCTGACCTATTTATTCGGAAAACGCTGGTACTGCTCATGGGTGTGCGGCTGCGGAGCGCTTGCGAACACGATGGGCGACCCTTTCAGGCAGCTCAGCGACAAATCAGAGCGGGCATGGGCGGTAGAGCGCGTGACTGTCTATTCGGTGCTCGCGCTCACGGTTGTTTTGACTGCGCTCATCTTCATCAACGAATTTCGGGGTGTCGACGATGAGTTCGGCCAATGGGTGTTTTCGATGAAACGCTGGTACGGCTTCTTTATCAGCGCAGGTTTCGCGGGCGTTATCGGCACGGGTTTTTATCCGCTGATGGGCACGCGTGTCTGGTGCCGGTTTGGGTGCCCGCAGGCAGCGATACTCGGTATTTTGCAGGTATTCTTTTCGAAATTCAGAATTACCACGAACGGCGGGCAATGCATCGCCTGCGGCAGCTGCTCTGCGAACTGTGAAATGGGTATCGATGTGCGAAGTTATGCGATGGCCGGCGAAGACATCAAACGTGCTTCGTGCGTCGGTTGTGGTCTGTGTATGTCGGTGTGCCCGCGCGGGGTGTTGCGCCTGGGAAATAGTTGA
- a CDS encoding adenylosuccinate synthase, which translates to MPATLIVGTQWGDEGKAKVIDYLSKETDIVVRYQGGANAGHTVKVGEDKYIFRLIPSGILYPRTICVLGGGMVIDPDAMFQEIAELEAKGVNPAGRLRIADNAHLLMPYHKEIDVRSEEASGEHKIGTTKRGIGACYSDKVNRQGIRIGMLYSDSFFDSTLPRLVEQKNKLLTRMYEAPAMDLGEMREKLLALREKLRDMVVNCPYYLNMELASGKRVLLEGAQGTMLDLDFGTYPYVTSSNPTTGGALSGSGVSFRYLKSVIGIVKAYSTRVGEGPYPTEILGEEGDLLRKAGHEFGSVTGRPRRCGWFDVEVVRHAARINGLSALALTKIDVLDEFKTIKVATGYELDGKRIDYFPSCRVSDIKVIYEEFPGWQEPTSHITKLKNLPKNARRYIDALAKYCGVPIAWVSVGPGRDNTIAIK; encoded by the coding sequence ATGCCAGCAACACTGATCGTCGGTACGCAATGGGGTGACGAGGGCAAGGCCAAAGTCATCGACTATCTTTCGAAAGAAACCGACATCGTCGTGCGCTACCAGGGTGGCGCCAATGCGGGCCACACCGTCAAGGTGGGCGAAGACAAGTATATATTTCGCCTGATACCAAGCGGCATTCTATACCCGCGTACGATCTGCGTGCTCGGCGGCGGCATGGTCATCGACCCCGATGCGATGTTTCAAGAGATCGCCGAGCTCGAAGCCAAAGGGGTGAACCCGGCAGGCAGGCTGCGCATCGCAGACAACGCGCACCTCTTAATGCCCTACCACAAAGAAATCGACGTGCGCAGCGAAGAGGCATCGGGCGAACACAAGATCGGCACCACCAAGCGAGGCATCGGTGCCTGTTATTCTGACAAGGTCAACCGTCAGGGCATTCGCATCGGCATGCTCTACAGCGACAGCTTCTTCGATTCGACACTACCCCGCCTCGTCGAACAAAAGAACAAACTGCTGACACGCATGTACGAGGCCCCCGCGATGGACCTCGGCGAGATGCGCGAGAAACTTCTGGCGCTGCGCGAGAAGCTGCGCGACATGGTAGTCAACTGTCCTTATTATCTCAATATGGAACTGGCATCGGGCAAACGTGTGCTGCTCGAAGGCGCGCAGGGTACGATGCTCGACCTCGACTTCGGCACTTACCCCTATGTCACGAGTTCAAACCCCACGACCGGTGGCGCGCTGAGCGGCAGCGGCGTGTCGTTTCGTTATCTGAAGAGTGTTATCGGCATCGTGAAGGCATACTCAACCCGCGTCGGCGAAGGCCCTTACCCGACTGAAATTCTCGGTGAAGAGGGCGATCTGCTGCGAAAGGCCGGCCACGAGTTCGGCAGCGTTACCGGCAGACCGCGGCGCTGCGGCTGGTTCGACGTTGAAGTCGTTCGCCACGCAGCGCGCATCAACGGCCTTTCGGCGCTCGCGCTGACGAAAATCGACGTGCTCGATGAATTCAAGACAATCAAGGTCGCGACAGGCTACGAGCTCGACGGCAAGCGCATTGATTATTTTCCCTCTTGCAGGGTCAGCGATATCAAGGTGATCTACGAAGAGTTTCCGGGTTGGCAAGAACCCACTTCGCATATCACGAAGCTCAAGAACCTGCCCAAGAATGCACGCCGTTACATTGACGCACTCGCAAAATATTGTGGAGTTCCGATTGCCTGGGTTTCAGTCGGCCCCGGTCGCGATAACACAATCGCGATAAAATGA
- a CDS encoding CDP-alcohol phosphatidyltransferase family protein: MTVRELFTYRILTISNLLSLSRVLGIPALWYILAHPHGIERIRLYTGLTLFFMTLTDFLDGYLARKLGQETPLGQYLDPIADKIVILSGLSLLVYYRDFPLWVTIVVAVREIVGTIGGGYLLIKRNVLGKPNYWGKFGVGMISLSGLFYLFSWPYREWTIPPLMFVFAGGIFAYTKTYGRTILKGSAAH, encoded by the coding sequence ATGACGGTCAGGGAACTCTTCACCTACCGCATTCTGACCATCTCAAACCTACTGTCGCTTTCACGCGTGCTCGGTATTCCCGCGCTGTGGTATATTCTGGCACATCCGCACGGCATTGAACGCATCAGGCTGTATACGGGGTTGACGCTATTTTTTATGACGCTCACCGATTTTCTCGACGGCTACCTTGCGCGTAAACTCGGGCAAGAAACCCCGCTCGGGCAGTACCTCGACCCAATCGCCGATAAGATCGTCATTCTGTCAGGCTTGTCATTGCTCGTGTACTACCGCGACTTTCCCCTTTGGGTGACGATTGTGGTTGCGGTGCGCGAAATCGTTGGCACCATCGGCGGCGGCTACCTGCTCATCAAGCGCAATGTCTTGGGTAAACCCAACTATTGGGGCAAGTTCGGCGTCGGCATGATATCGCTTTCGGGTTTATTTTATCTTTTTAGCTGGCCTTACCGCGAATGGACGATACCCCCGCTGATGTTCGTGTTTGCGGGCGGTATTTTCGCCTACACAAAGACCTACGGACGCACGATATTAAAAGGTAGTGCGGCGCATTAG
- the cheB gene encoding chemotaxis-specific protein-glutamate methyltransferase CheB, with amino-acid sequence MKTQVLIVDDSEVYRLFLRNALAGVTDVEVVSVASNGRLAMPRVNHYKPDIVLLDYDMPEMDGLAAIPEIKRLSPKTRIIMFSTHTTQGARLTLKALELGADDFIAKPAGALGGTVADDLRAKLLEHIRGFVVTNTTRVAPAEPKPLLKARDARAVKKFRYCLIGISTGGPPALRRLFKLLPADLKGSILVVQHMPPLFTAQLAESLNEESALTIVEATTGVRPQPATVYIAPGGKQMRLKPDAHGDAVIIVEESDPKELCKPSVNILFNSAAEFCAPETTAIIMTGMGEDGYMGMKALSAGGAYLMAQQQEDCVIFGMPAKPIRDGIIDEEHDVEGLAKKITEYLR; translated from the coding sequence ATGAAGACTCAGGTTCTGATTGTCGACGATTCTGAAGTCTACAGGCTCTTTCTCAGAAACGCGCTGGCAGGGGTTACCGATGTAGAGGTTGTGTCGGTGGCCTCGAACGGGCGGCTCGCGATGCCGCGCGTCAATCACTACAAGCCCGATATCGTGTTGCTTGACTACGACATGCCCGAGATGGATGGTCTTGCGGCGATACCCGAAATCAAGCGGCTCTCGCCCAAGACGCGCATTATCATGTTCAGCACGCACACCACTCAGGGTGCGCGGCTGACGCTTAAGGCACTCGAACTCGGGGCTGACGACTTTATTGCCAAGCCGGCGGGGGCCCTCGGCGGCACCGTCGCAGACGACCTGCGAGCAAAACTTCTCGAACACATTCGGGGGTTTGTTGTAACCAACACCACCCGGGTCGCGCCGGCAGAACCTAAGCCGCTGTTAAAGGCCCGCGATGCCAGGGCCGTCAAGAAGTTTCGCTATTGCCTCATCGGCATTTCAACCGGCGGCCCGCCCGCGCTGCGCCGCCTGTTCAAGCTCTTGCCGGCAGATTTGAAAGGCAGCATTCTTGTGGTGCAACACATGCCACCCCTTTTTACCGCACAGCTCGCAGAAAGCCTCAACGAAGAAAGTGCCCTGACCATTGTTGAGGCGACGACAGGGGTAAGGCCGCAGCCTGCGACTGTCTACATCGCACCCGGCGGCAAACAGATGCGGCTGAAACCAGATGCCCACGGCGACGCAGTCATTATAGTCGAAGAGAGCGATCCGAAAGAGCTTTGCAAACCCTCGGTGAATATCTTGTTTAACTCGGCGGCCGAATTCTGCGCGCCCGAGACGACCGCGATTATCATGACGGGTATGGGCGAAGACGGTTATATGGGCATGAAGGCCCTGTCAGCCGGTGGCGCGTACCTTATGGCGCAGCAGCAAGAAGATTGCGTCATCTTCGGCATGCCGGCAAAGCCCATTCGCGATGGCATCATCGACGAAGAACATGACGTCGAAGGGCTGGCAAAAAAAATCACGGAGTATCTGCGATAA
- a CDS encoding chemotaxis protein CheW, producing MQIDLKEVKESFLVTTRELLQRSEALLLEMERSTDAEHFVELLRAIHTIKGNSGIFELDPVIKICHAFETFLEALKEKGKSLSTESIDIGLTVIDRMRALVAEMDHAEKLAGIGIQDVLDALAGKSHQSLNAEKKAAPAEPASGFDRLRAATQKLRLPEKYLEIAKRDGHNLVFIVVDFGDQGETMLSDLYQKFQALHKAGTLLSLGVLRKETITNQPKGPFLPYFIILSTASSAEQIGTELGLKVLLHHYFWQPPKAEAKASAPVSRDAHKEGHAHVRETHLKVHLDLLNTLIDITGEIVLTRNALVRKVDHHADQGLQAFAKKLSYLVTDLQDKVMKTRLQVLDVLFHRFPRLIRETAQQTGKKAELRLEGGDIEIDKAIIDEIADPLMHILRNAVDHGLETPEERLRLQKNEAGTVLVQAQTREGNIVIRVADDGKGLDIDHIRSVAVSKGLITRESADTASEADVAEYLFLPGFSTKGEVTTISGRGVGMDVVRTNISKLGGTVDITGEAGKGTVVTMVIPQTLSILTCLTVEVDDFRFVIPQQNIAEVVTIDETKLRNIQNKMAYELRQRLLPLVETDELLEMPAKERRMAYIVVVRTEKYYFGLRVQKILETEEVVVKTLPQFGQDRQVFSGAAIMGDGRIAPIIDAALVGRHSNLHSTAADEQISRATKQIAEATVQYLLFKLYGRSIAFRVMALPRIESVDPKDIETIVDRQVVHYRNEIIPILPMGFLKPENFEAVPQRNMILLQSEGRRYGLLADTILDIVEDKVTLRREANDRAEIEGYAIIKDETVIVLSLTALMQNSLAATAVNP from the coding sequence GTGCAGATTGACCTCAAAGAAGTTAAAGAATCTTTTCTCGTGACCACTCGCGAGCTCTTGCAGCGTTCAGAAGCGCTGCTGCTTGAGATGGAGCGCTCAACAGACGCCGAACATTTTGTCGAACTATTGCGCGCGATACACACGATTAAGGGCAATTCGGGCATCTTTGAGCTCGATCCCGTTATCAAAATCTGCCACGCGTTCGAGACATTTCTCGAGGCACTGAAAGAAAAGGGCAAATCGCTCAGTACCGAATCGATTGATATTGGCCTTACCGTCATCGACCGTATGCGCGCGCTCGTCGCCGAGATGGACCACGCGGAGAAACTCGCGGGCATCGGCATTCAAGACGTGCTCGATGCACTCGCGGGCAAGAGCCACCAGAGCCTTAACGCAGAGAAAAAAGCCGCCCCTGCAGAACCTGCATCGGGTTTTGACCGCTTGCGCGCCGCGACGCAAAAATTGCGCCTGCCAGAGAAATATCTGGAAATCGCCAAACGTGACGGGCATAATCTGGTGTTTATTGTGGTCGATTTTGGTGACCAGGGCGAGACAATGCTCTCTGACCTCTACCAGAAATTTCAGGCACTGCACAAGGCCGGCACACTGCTGTCATTGGGAGTGCTGCGCAAAGAGACGATCACCAATCAGCCCAAGGGCCCTTTTTTGCCATACTTCATTATTCTGAGCACCGCGTCGAGCGCCGAGCAAATCGGTACTGAACTAGGGCTCAAAGTGCTGCTGCACCACTACTTTTGGCAGCCACCGAAGGCCGAAGCGAAAGCCTCGGCGCCGGTCAGCCGTGACGCGCACAAAGAAGGTCATGCGCATGTGCGCGAAACCCACCTGAAGGTACATCTCGATCTACTGAATACCTTGATCGACATCACGGGCGAGATCGTGCTGACCCGAAATGCGCTCGTGCGCAAGGTCGATCACCATGCCGACCAGGGGCTGCAGGCATTTGCAAAAAAACTAAGTTATCTGGTTACCGACCTGCAAGACAAGGTGATGAAGACGCGCCTGCAGGTGCTCGACGTCTTGTTTCACCGCTTTCCGCGGCTGATACGTGAGACCGCGCAGCAGACCGGCAAGAAGGCAGAACTGCGGCTCGAAGGCGGCGATATCGAAATTGATAAGGCGATCATCGATGAGATCGCCGACCCGCTGATGCACATTCTGCGCAATGCCGTAGACCACGGCCTCGAGACTCCCGAAGAAAGGTTACGGTTGCAGAAGAATGAGGCCGGTACGGTGCTCGTTCAGGCGCAGACGCGAGAGGGCAACATAGTGATTCGGGTCGCCGATGATGGTAAAGGTCTCGATATCGACCACATTCGCAGCGTTGCGGTATCAAAAGGATTAATCACGCGCGAGAGTGCGGACACCGCCAGCGAGGCAGACGTCGCCGAATATCTGTTTTTGCCCGGCTTCAGCACCAAGGGCGAAGTCACGACAATATCGGGCCGCGGCGTCGGTATGGATGTCGTGCGCACCAACATCAGCAAGCTGGGTGGCACTGTCGACATAACCGGCGAAGCGGGTAAAGGCACCGTCGTGACGATGGTGATACCGCAGACGCTTTCCATTCTCACCTGCCTCACGGTCGAAGTCGATGATTTCCGTTTTGTTATACCCCAGCAGAATATCGCCGAGGTTGTCACAATCGACGAAACGAAGCTGCGCAACATACAGAACAAAATGGCTTACGAACTGAGGCAGCGCCTGTTGCCTTTGGTTGAAACCGACGAATTACTCGAGATGCCCGCCAAAGAACGCCGCATGGCCTACATCGTCGTCGTGCGAACCGAAAAATACTATTTTGGCCTGCGTGTGCAGAAAATTCTCGAGACCGAAGAAGTGGTGGTGAAGACGCTGCCGCAGTTCGGGCAAGACCGGCAGGTTTTTTCGGGCGCTGCAATCATGGGCGACGGCCGCATCGCGCCGATTATCGACGCAGCTTTGGTCGGCAGGCATTCAAACCTGCACTCGACAGCTGCCGACGAACAGATTTCGCGCGCCACAAAACAGATCGCCGAGGCCACAGTGCAGTACCTGCTCTTTAAGCTTTATGGCCGCAGTATTGCCTTTCGCGTTATGGCATTGCCGCGCATCGAATCGGTCGACCCGAAAGATATCGAAACGATCGTCGATCGCCAGGTCGTGCACTACCGCAATGAGATAATTCCGATTCTGCCGATGGGCTTTCTGAAACCCGAAAACTTTGAAGCCGTGCCGCAGCGCAATATGATTCTGCTGCAGTCAGAAGGCAGACGTTACGGATTGCTCGCCGATACGATTCTGGACATCGTCGAAGACAAGGTCACTCTCAGGCGTGAGGCCAATGACCGGGCTGAGATTGAAGGTTATGCCATAATTAAAGATGAGACTGTCATCGTGCTGAGCCTCACTGCGCTGATGCAGAATTCGCTCGCAGCCACGGCGGTAAACCCATGA